One part of the Brevundimonas sp. NIBR11 genome encodes these proteins:
- a CDS encoding putative peptidoglycan glycosyltransferase FtsW, with the protein MTQAAYSHPFSRNDQSPIAQWFWTVDRGLLGAALALMGLGVMLSFASSPAAILADESITDPFHYSWRMIVWATGGIGIMMTMSLLSPRGVRRIAVLGLLGAIFVMALLPFIGDTVKGAARWVNLGPFSLQPSEFAKPSLIVFAAWMFAEGQKGEGVPGVSIAFGFYAVTVALLLIQPDIGQTLLITTTFMAVFFMAGVPLRWVAVLSGLFAAGMAAIYLLFPHVQARVAKFVSPGVEDTHQIDRASMAIRAGGLVGRGVGEGVMKRSVPDLHTDFIYSVGAEEFGLVLSLCMIGLYAFIVFRGMGRAMKLNDPFEQTAAAGLFMLIGLQASINVAVNLNLIPTKGMTLPFISYGGSSMMAMGLTMGFALALTRRRPGAYEPGASLARPRRLLMP; encoded by the coding sequence ATGACCCAGGCCGCCTACTCCCACCCCTTCTCGCGCAACGACCAGAGCCCGATCGCCCAGTGGTTCTGGACTGTGGATCGCGGCCTGCTCGGCGCGGCGCTGGCCCTGATGGGCCTTGGCGTCATGCTCAGCTTCGCCTCGTCCCCGGCCGCCATCCTGGCCGATGAGTCGATCACCGACCCCTTCCACTATTCCTGGCGCATGATCGTCTGGGCCACCGGCGGCATCGGCATCATGATGACCATGTCGCTGCTGTCGCCCCGAGGCGTCCGACGCATCGCGGTCCTGGGCCTGCTCGGCGCGATTTTCGTCATGGCCCTGCTGCCCTTCATCGGCGACACGGTGAAGGGAGCCGCGCGCTGGGTGAACCTCGGCCCGTTCAGCCTCCAGCCCAGTGAGTTCGCCAAGCCCAGCCTGATCGTCTTCGCCGCCTGGATGTTCGCCGAAGGCCAGAAGGGCGAGGGCGTCCCCGGCGTCTCCATCGCCTTCGGATTCTACGCCGTCACCGTGGCCCTGCTCCTGATCCAGCCGGACATCGGCCAGACGCTTCTGATCACCACCACCTTCATGGCCGTCTTCTTCATGGCGGGGGTGCCGCTGCGCTGGGTCGCGGTGCTGTCGGGCCTGTTCGCGGCGGGCATGGCCGCCATCTATCTGCTGTTCCCGCACGTCCAGGCGCGCGTCGCCAAATTCGTCTCGCCCGGCGTCGAGGACACCCATCAGATCGACCGCGCCTCCATGGCCATCCGTGCCGGCGGCCTGGTCGGACGCGGGGTGGGCGAGGGGGTCATGAAGCGCTCCGTCCCCGATCTGCACACCGACTTCATCTACTCCGTCGGCGCCGAAGAGTTCGGCCTCGTCCTCAGCCTCTGCATGATCGGCCTCTACGCCTTCATCGTCTTCCGCGGCATGGGCCGGGCGATGAAGCTGAACGATCCCTTCGAACAGACGGCGGCGGCGGGCCTGTTCATGCTGATCGGCCTGCAGGCCTCGATCAACGTGGCGGTGAACCTGAATTTGATCCCGACCAAGGGGATGACGCTCCCCTTCATCAGCTACGGCGGCTCCTCGATGATGGCCATGGGTCTGACGATGGGCTTCGCGCTGGCGTTGACCCGCCGCCGCCCCGGCGCCTACGAACCCGGAGCCAGTCTGGCGCGCCCGCGCCGCCTGCTGATGCCGTGA
- the murD gene encoding UDP-N-acetylmuramoyl-L-alanine--D-glutamate ligase, with product MIPVPGYEGQRVAVFGLGRSGITAARALKAGGAEPILWDDGVSSRLQAEAEGFEVEDLTVADWSSFAALVLSPGAPLTHPKPHWTVDKARAANVSVIGDIELFARALAATPASLRPKVVAITGTNGKSTTTALIGWVLKQAGLKVAVGGNIGIGVLALPAPTEVQAYVIEVSSYQLDLTTSFAPDVAILTNISPDHLDRHGGMEGYVAAKARLFANLGGEAVALIGIDEEWGRRVARRVANVATVQTYSSPLGGEGGSRSETDEGVLSASSLAGESSLTQPPHPSPSGPPSPPRGEWIVATPGQLTVADSTIDFTNARSLPGRHNAQNAAFAYAAARAVGVSHDAAVEGLMTFPGLAHRMETVGHLGPVRFVNDSKATNADAARQALMSYPTTFWIAGGRAKDGGIEDLRDLFPRVTKAYLIGEAAEDFAAALGDTPHVIANDMATAVALASADAQQAGGDQVVLLSPACASFDQFPDFEARGESFRAAVLNLGATPSVHG from the coding sequence GTGATCCCCGTCCCCGGCTATGAGGGCCAGCGCGTCGCCGTCTTCGGCCTCGGCCGGTCGGGCATCACCGCCGCCCGCGCCCTCAAGGCCGGCGGGGCCGAGCCGATCCTTTGGGACGACGGCGTGTCCAGCCGTCTGCAGGCCGAGGCCGAAGGCTTCGAGGTCGAGGACCTGACCGTCGCCGACTGGTCGTCCTTCGCGGCCCTCGTCCTTTCGCCGGGCGCCCCCCTGACCCACCCCAAGCCCCACTGGACCGTGGACAAGGCGCGCGCCGCGAACGTCTCCGTCATCGGCGACATCGAACTGTTCGCCCGCGCGCTCGCCGCCACGCCTGCCTCGCTGCGCCCCAAGGTCGTCGCCATCACCGGCACCAACGGCAAGTCCACCACCACGGCCCTGATCGGCTGGGTGCTGAAACAGGCGGGCCTGAAGGTCGCCGTTGGCGGCAACATCGGCATCGGCGTCCTCGCCCTGCCGGCCCCGACCGAGGTTCAGGCCTATGTCATCGAGGTCTCCAGCTACCAGTTGGACCTGACCACCAGCTTCGCCCCCGATGTCGCCATCCTGACCAACATCTCGCCTGATCACCTCGATCGCCACGGCGGCATGGAAGGCTATGTCGCCGCCAAGGCCCGGCTGTTCGCCAATCTGGGGGGTGAGGCGGTCGCCCTGATCGGAATCGACGAGGAGTGGGGCAGGCGCGTCGCCCGGCGCGTGGCCAATGTGGCAACCGTCCAAACCTATTCTTCTCCCCTCGGGGGAGAAGGTGGCTCGCGGAGCGAGACGGATGAGGGGGTTCTGTCCGCATCCTCATTGGCTGGAGAGAGTTCGCTGACGCAGCCCCCTCATCCGAGCCCTTCAGGCCCACCTTCTCCCCCGAGGGGAGAATGGATCGTTGCTACGCCCGGCCAGCTCACCGTCGCCGACTCGACCATCGACTTCACCAACGCCCGCTCTCTGCCCGGCCGTCACAACGCCCAGAACGCCGCCTTCGCCTATGCCGCCGCCCGCGCAGTCGGCGTTTCGCACGACGCCGCCGTTGAGGGCCTGATGACCTTCCCCGGCCTCGCCCACCGCATGGAGACGGTCGGTCATCTCGGCCCCGTCCGTTTCGTCAACGACTCCAAGGCCACCAACGCCGACGCCGCGCGCCAGGCTCTCATGTCGTATCCGACCACCTTCTGGATCGCCGGCGGCCGCGCCAAGGACGGCGGCATAGAGGACCTTCGCGACCTGTTCCCGCGCGTGACCAAGGCCTACCTCATCGGCGAGGCGGCCGAGGACTTCGCGGCTGCGCTCGGCGACACGCCCCACGTCATCGCGAACGACATGGCCACGGCCGTCGCCCTCGCATCGGCCGACGCCCAACAGGCCGGAGGCGATCAGGTCGTTCTCCTCAGCCCCGCCTGCGCCAGCTTCGACCAGTTTCCCGACTTCGAAGCGCGTGGAGAATCGTTCCGGGCCGCCGTTCTTAACCTCGGAGCTACCCCTTCCGTTCATGGTTGA
- the mraY gene encoding phospho-N-acetylmuramoyl-pentapeptide-transferase — MFYLLYLYFADVAQDYPLLNLVQYQTVRVALAMATAMIVAVAMGSRFISYMRVKQGKGQPIRADGPVSHLSKVGTPTMGGLMILAGIAVAVFLWGDLTNPYIWIVSFVTAAFGVLGFIDDYAKVTKQTSAGLTSKQKLAAQIVVSVIAGVCVVLWMWRSPTSPGLETSIAFPFFKDVLLNIGWFYVAFAAFTLVGFSNAVNLTDGLDGLAIVPVMMSAAAFGVISYLVGNFIFAEYLGVHHVPGSGELAIFCAAIIGGGVGFLWYNAPPAKIFMGDTGSLALGGALGAIAVATKHELVLGIVGGLFVVEAASVMIQVAYFKATGKRIFLMAPIHHHFEKLGWPESTVVIRFWIVAAMLALLGLATLKLR, encoded by the coding sequence ATGTTCTATCTGCTCTATCTGTATTTCGCCGACGTGGCGCAGGATTACCCCCTGCTCAACCTGGTCCAGTACCAGACCGTTCGTGTCGCCCTCGCCATGGCCACAGCCATGATCGTCGCTGTCGCCATGGGCAGCCGCTTCATCTCCTACATGCGCGTCAAACAGGGCAAGGGTCAGCCGATCCGCGCCGACGGGCCGGTCAGCCACCTCTCCAAGGTCGGCACCCCGACGATGGGCGGGCTGATGATCCTGGCGGGCATCGCGGTCGCCGTCTTCCTGTGGGGCGACCTGACCAACCCCTACATCTGGATCGTGAGCTTCGTGACGGCGGCCTTCGGCGTCCTGGGCTTCATCGACGACTACGCCAAGGTCACGAAACAGACCTCGGCCGGCCTGACCTCGAAACAGAAGCTGGCGGCCCAGATCGTCGTCTCGGTCATCGCGGGCGTCTGCGTCGTCCTGTGGATGTGGCGCTCGCCGACCTCACCGGGGCTTGAGACCTCTATCGCCTTCCCCTTCTTCAAGGACGTGCTGCTGAACATCGGCTGGTTCTACGTGGCCTTCGCCGCCTTCACCCTTGTCGGCTTCTCCAATGCGGTGAACCTGACCGACGGTCTGGACGGCCTGGCCATCGTGCCGGTGATGATGTCGGCGGCGGCCTTCGGCGTCATCTCCTACCTCGTCGGCAACTTCATCTTCGCGGAGTATCTGGGCGTCCACCACGTGCCGGGCTCGGGTGAACTGGCCATTTTCTGCGCCGCCATCATCGGCGGGGGCGTGGGCTTCCTCTGGTACAACGCCCCGCCGGCCAAGATCTTCATGGGCGACACCGGCTCGCTGGCCCTGGGCGGCGCGCTCGGCGCGATCGCCGTGGCCACCAAGCACGAGCTGGTCCTCGGCATCGTCGGCGGCCTGTTCGTCGTCGAGGCCGCCTCGGTCATGATCCAGGTCGCCTACTTCAAGGCCACCGGCAAACGCATCTTCCTGATGGCCCCCATCCACCACCATTTCGAAAAACTGGGCTGGCCGGAATCGACCGTCGTGATCCGCTTCTGGATCGTCGCCGCCATGCTGGCCCTGCTGGGTCTCGCCACCCTCAAGCTGCGCTAG
- the murF gene encoding UDP-N-acetylmuramoyl-tripeptide--D-alanyl-D-alanine ligase codes for MPDTTPPLWTAKDIATATGGRIEGGDFEAHGLTYNSREIGPGDLFLALKGARDGHDFADSAFAAGATGALVEHAVSGPCVIVPDTLHGLEAMGAFARDRTPAKRGAVTGSVGKTSVTQAIKAGLDLAGPAHASIKSYNNHIGVPLTLARMPQATQRAVFEIGMNAPGEIAPLSKQVRPHAACVTTVGPVHIEAFADGEAGVAREKASIFEGLAPGGLAVVNGDIWVDTLKAAALAVDADIAVFGSQAGHDARLLDFAPFEGGARVKAELRGRALDFTLKQSGFHWGLNSLAVLLMLEALDVQVETALQALADFQPLKGRGETRRIPIPGGAFTLIDESYNANPLSMTAGFRSLGAKPIALGGRRIAVLSDMLELGDQSAAMHAGLAEPIDAAGLDIVHAAGAEMRHLYDALPPSRRGVWAPTAAELAAQAADLVGANDIVMVKGSNGSKASLVAAALAALER; via the coding sequence ATGCCTGACACCACCCCGCCTCTCTGGACGGCGAAAGACATCGCCACGGCCACGGGCGGGAGGATCGAAGGCGGCGACTTCGAAGCGCACGGCCTCACCTACAACAGCCGTGAGATCGGCCCCGGCGACCTGTTTCTGGCGCTGAAGGGCGCCCGCGACGGTCACGACTTCGCCGACAGCGCCTTCGCCGCCGGAGCCACCGGCGCCTTGGTCGAACACGCCGTCTCCGGTCCCTGCGTTATCGTTCCCGACACCCTGCACGGACTGGAGGCCATGGGCGCCTTCGCCCGCGACCGCACCCCCGCCAAACGCGGCGCCGTCACCGGCAGCGTCGGCAAGACCTCGGTCACCCAGGCGATCAAGGCCGGTCTCGATCTCGCCGGCCCCGCCCACGCCTCGATCAAGAGCTACAACAACCATATCGGCGTGCCCCTGACGCTGGCCCGCATGCCCCAGGCGACCCAGCGCGCCGTCTTCGAGATCGGCATGAACGCGCCGGGCGAGATCGCCCCCCTGTCGAAACAGGTCCGGCCCCACGCCGCCTGCGTCACTACCGTGGGCCCCGTCCACATCGAGGCCTTCGCCGACGGCGAGGCCGGGGTCGCCCGCGAGAAGGCCTCGATCTTCGAGGGCCTGGCCCCGGGCGGTCTGGCCGTCGTCAACGGCGACATCTGGGTAGACACGCTGAAAGCCGCCGCCCTGGCCGTGGACGCCGACATCGCTGTCTTTGGCTCGCAGGCCGGCCACGACGCCCGTCTGCTCGACTTCGCCCCCTTCGAGGGCGGCGCTCGCGTCAAGGCCGAGCTGCGCGGTCGGGCGCTGGACTTCACCCTGAAACAGTCCGGGTTCCACTGGGGCCTGAACAGCCTGGCCGTCCTCCTGATGCTCGAGGCGCTGGACGTCCAGGTCGAGACCGCGCTTCAGGCCCTCGCCGACTTCCAGCCGCTGAAGGGCAGGGGAGAGACGCGCCGCATCCCCATCCCCGGCGGCGCCTTCACCCTGATCGACGAGAGCTACAACGCCAATCCGCTGTCGATGACCGCCGGATTCCGCTCGCTGGGCGCCAAGCCGATCGCACTGGGCGGCCGCCGCATCGCGGTCCTGTCGGACATGCTGGAACTGGGCGACCAGTCCGCCGCCATGCATGCCGGTCTTGCCGAGCCCATCGACGCCGCCGGCCTCGATATCGTCCATGCCGCGGGTGCGGAGATGCGCCATCTCTACGACGCCCTGCCGCCCTCCCGTCGCGGCGTCTGGGCGCCGACTGCGGCCGAACTCGCCGCTCAGGCCGCCGATCTGGTCGGCGCCAATGACATCGTCATGGTGAAGGGCTCCAACGGGTCCAAGGCTTCGCTTGTCGCAGCCGCATTGGCGGCGCTAGAGCGCTAG
- a CDS encoding UDP-N-acetylmuramoyl-L-alanyl-D-glutamate--2,6-diaminopimelate ligase: MSAMRLSDLLRRDVSADPMITGVTADSRKVAPGALFVALPGNAADGRAFIPQALSQGAAAVLAPQDTPEDLAPLLVRSGDVRRAYALAARGFYGAQPATCVAVTGTNGKTSVAAFCRQIWAALGIKAASMGTLGVVAQSGARTEALTPPGLTSPDAGDAARLLATLAEGGVTHLALEASSHGIDQRRLDGVTLKAAAFTNLTQDHLDYHGDMEAYRAAKLRLFETLLPRGRTAVLNADSDAYNAFAAASIMSGLGVMGVGERGRDLSLIERRAVPEGQRLILDVRGDRHDVLLPLAGAFQASNALVAAGLCIAAGEDAAKVLHALEKITGAAGRLQRVSGGRGEAYVDYAHTPDGLETVLKALRPHATGRLIVVFGAGGDRDKGKRRLMGEIAGRLADVAIVTDDNPRSEDPAVIRAEVRAGCPEALEIGDRRAAIREATAMMRDGDVVVVAGKGHEQGQIVGKVTHPFDDATELDEALKLDA; this comes from the coding sequence ATGAGCGCGATGCGTCTGTCCGACCTCCTGCGCCGCGACGTCTCGGCCGATCCGATGATCACCGGCGTCACCGCCGATAGCCGCAAGGTCGCCCCCGGCGCCCTGTTCGTCGCCCTGCCGGGCAACGCCGCCGACGGCCGCGCCTTCATTCCCCAGGCCCTGTCGCAGGGCGCCGCCGCCGTCCTCGCCCCCCAGGACACGCCCGAAGACCTCGCTCCGCTGCTGGTCCGGTCCGGCGATGTCCGCCGGGCCTACGCCCTCGCCGCTCGCGGCTTCTACGGCGCCCAGCCGGCCACCTGCGTCGCCGTCACAGGCACGAACGGCAAGACCTCGGTCGCCGCCTTCTGCCGCCAGATCTGGGCCGCCCTTGGCATCAAGGCCGCCTCCATGGGCACGCTCGGCGTCGTCGCCCAGTCGGGCGCCCGCACCGAGGCCCTGACCCCGCCCGGCCTGACCAGCCCCGACGCCGGCGACGCCGCCCGTCTGCTCGCCACCCTGGCCGAGGGCGGCGTGACCCATCTGGCGCTCGAAGCGTCCTCCCACGGCATCGACCAGCGCCGCCTCGATGGTGTGACGCTGAAGGCTGCGGCCTTCACCAACCTGACCCAGGACCACCTCGACTATCACGGCGACATGGAGGCCTACCGCGCCGCCAAGCTGCGCCTGTTCGAGACCCTCCTGCCGCGTGGCCGGACCGCCGTGCTGAATGCGGACTCGGACGCCTACAACGCCTTCGCCGCCGCCTCGATCATGTCCGGCCTGGGCGTCATGGGCGTGGGCGAACGCGGTCGCGACCTCTCCCTGATCGAGCGTCGCGCCGTGCCGGAAGGCCAACGCCTGATCCTCGACGTGCGCGGCGACCGCCACGACGTCCTCCTGCCGCTGGCCGGCGCCTTCCAGGCCTCGAACGCGCTGGTGGCCGCGGGCCTGTGCATCGCCGCCGGCGAGGACGCCGCCAAGGTCCTCCACGCCCTGGAAAAGATCACCGGCGCCGCCGGCCGCCTGCAACGCGTCTCCGGCGGACGCGGCGAGGCCTATGTCGACTACGCCCACACCCCTGACGGCCTCGAAACGGTTCTGAAGGCGCTCCGCCCCCACGCCACCGGCCGCCTGATCGTCGTCTTCGGCGCCGGCGGCGACCGGGACAAGGGCAAACGCCGCCTGATGGGCGAGATCGCCGGTCGTCTGGCCGATGTCGCCATCGTCACCGACGACAACCCCCGCTCCGAAGACCCCGCCGTCATCCGCGCCGAGGTTCGCGCTGGCTGCCCCGAGGCTCTGGAGATCGGCGACCGCCGCGCCGCCATCCGTGAGGCCACGGCCATGATGCGCGACGGAGATGTGGTCGTCGTCGCCGGAAAAGGGCATGAACAGGGTCAGATCGTCGGCAAGGTGACTCACCCGTTCGACGACGCCACCGAACTTGACGAGGCCCTTAAGCTCGATGCCTGA
- a CDS encoding penicillin-binding protein 2, whose protein sequence is MTVHDPRAFRPAPGARPLTSAVSPWLRWIGEAVWFVEHAFERARADARPEEDTRVRIFLIRAIFVAVFSGLALGAANAALLSPRGGHGVSTVAGALQRADLTDRNGALLATNITHYGLYIDPSEVWDRDAAFRQIRRALPGVSASRLRRVLNGDRRLIVEPGLTPAERQAVHALALGGVSFEPEDRRVYPLNASAAHVIGTADSGGQGVSGAELAFNDAIREAGSKGEDFALSIDLRVQGVLENELGAVASEVGAKGAVGVVADAQTGEILGMASWPTYDANRRGQASDNAALNRVTSAHYEMGSVFKTFTIATAIDKGLADLDTLIDASQAYMIGNRRIQDFHATNKILTLEEVYLHSSNIGTSRLAVEMGADTMRSYFQKLGLLDAAPIELHESARPRRPRDWSDSTRASMSFGYGIMITPLQMTAATVALVNGGTYRPLSLRRGGSGAEGHRVVSPETSAAVRQLMRANVLRGSGGQANAAGLRVGGKTGSANKLVNGRYDASHGVGSFASVFPADGPEDTKRYVIFVLIDEPSQGSRLGGAVAAPVVGRVADRIAGFLGVQRRIDPPVTAAPQ, encoded by the coding sequence ATGACCGTCCACGATCCGCGCGCCTTCCGTCCCGCGCCCGGCGCGCGTCCCCTGACCTCCGCCGTCTCGCCCTGGCTGCGCTGGATCGGAGAGGCCGTCTGGTTCGTCGAGCACGCCTTTGAACGCGCCCGCGCCGACGCCCGTCCGGAAGAGGACACCCGCGTCCGCATCTTCCTGATCCGCGCCATCTTTGTGGCCGTCTTCTCGGGTCTGGCGCTGGGCGCCGCCAACGCGGCCCTACTGTCCCCGCGCGGTGGACACGGCGTGTCCACGGTCGCCGGCGCCCTGCAGCGCGCCGACCTGACCGACCGCAACGGGGCGTTGCTGGCCACCAACATCACCCACTACGGCCTCTACATCGATCCGTCCGAAGTCTGGGACAGGGATGCCGCCTTCCGCCAGATCCGTCGCGCCCTGCCGGGCGTTTCGGCCAGCCGTCTGCGTCGCGTGCTGAACGGCGACCGTCGCCTGATCGTCGAGCCGGGCCTGACCCCGGCCGAGCGCCAGGCGGTGCACGCCCTCGCCCTCGGCGGCGTCTCCTTCGAGCCAGAGGATCGCCGCGTCTATCCGCTGAACGCCTCGGCCGCCCACGTCATCGGCACGGCCGACTCGGGCGGGCAGGGGGTCTCCGGCGCCGAACTCGCCTTCAACGACGCCATCCGCGAAGCGGGCTCGAAGGGCGAGGACTTCGCCCTGTCCATCGACCTGCGGGTCCAGGGCGTGCTGGAGAACGAACTCGGCGCCGTGGCCTCCGAGGTCGGCGCCAAGGGTGCGGTCGGGGTCGTCGCCGACGCCCAGACCGGCGAGATCCTGGGCATGGCCTCCTGGCCCACCTACGACGCCAACCGTCGCGGCCAGGCCTCTGACAACGCCGCCCTGAACCGCGTCACCTCGGCCCACTACGAGATGGGATCGGTCTTCAAGACCTTCACCATCGCCACCGCCATCGACAAGGGTCTGGCCGATCTCGACACCCTGATCGACGCGTCGCAGGCCTATATGATCGGCAACCGCCGCATCCAGGACTTCCACGCCACCAACAAGATCCTGACGCTGGAAGAAGTCTATCTCCACTCCTCCAACATCGGCACCTCGCGCCTGGCGGTGGAAATGGGCGCTGACACCATGCGGTCCTACTTCCAGAAGCTGGGCCTTCTGGACGCCGCCCCGATCGAGCTGCACGAGAGCGCCCGTCCGCGCCGCCCGCGCGACTGGTCGGACTCGACCCGCGCCTCCATGTCGTTCGGTTACGGCATCATGATCACCCCGCTGCAGATGACGGCGGCGACGGTGGCCCTGGTCAACGGCGGGACCTATCGCCCCCTGTCCCTGCGTCGCGGCGGCTCGGGCGCCGAGGGTCATCGCGTGGTCAGCCCCGAGACCTCCGCCGCCGTCCGCCAGCTGATGCGCGCCAACGTCCTGCGCGGCTCGGGCGGCCAGGCGAACGCAGCGGGCCTCCGCGTCGGCGGCAAGACGGGCTCCGCCAACAAGCTGGTCAACGGCCGCTATGACGCCAGCCACGGCGTCGGCTCCTTCGCCAGCGTCTTCCCGGCCGACGGTCCTGAGGACACGAAACGCTATGTCATCTTCGTCCTGATCGACGAGCCCAGCCAGGGGTCGCGTCTCGGCGGCGCCGTCGCCGCCCCTGTCGTGGGCCGCGTCGCCGACCGCATCGCCGGCTTCCTCGGCGTCCAGCGCCGCATCGACCCCCCCGTCACGGCGGCGCCCCAATGA
- a CDS encoding cell division protein — MIARSVQRLFNWKIRGIRWIEIIGVICVAAMVFSVYVAKAAAARESAEIGRLERQIAENAQRVRLLRAEAARLEQPGRLEALSRGAALAPVKAERQVEETALPTLKPVHVPAPIAPVAAVPEAAAPAAVADQAPAPDPEAVR, encoded by the coding sequence GTGATCGCCCGCTCCGTCCAGCGACTGTTCAACTGGAAGATCCGCGGCATCCGCTGGATCGAGATCATCGGCGTCATCTGCGTCGCCGCCATGGTCTTCTCCGTCTATGTCGCCAAGGCCGCCGCCGCCCGCGAGAGCGCCGAGATCGGCCGGCTGGAGCGCCAGATTGCCGAGAACGCCCAGCGCGTCCGCCTGCTCCGCGCCGAGGCCGCCCGTCTGGAACAGCCCGGCCGTCTGGAAGCCCTGTCGCGCGGCGCCGCCCTGGCGCCCGTCAAGGCCGAGCGTCAGGTGGAAGAGACCGCCCTGCCGACCCTCAAGCCGGTCCACGTCCCGGCGCCGATCGCCCCCGTTGCGGCGGTTCCGGAAGCCGCCGCCCCGGCCGCTGTCGCGGACCAGGCTCCCGCCCCTGACCCGGAGGCCGTGCGATGA
- the rsmH gene encoding 16S rRNA (cytosine(1402)-N(4))-methyltransferase RsmH, which yields MSAPHAPVLLDEVLEALAPKKGDVVIDATFGAGGYTRAILATGAHVIALDRDPTVQRHADAVANDFPGQFQLVRTPFSGLSDAFAESGKAKLDGAVFDIGVSSMQLDEAERGFSFMRDGPLDMRMARDGESAADIVNTWDHGPLAHILKLYGEERQSGRIATAILRRRVAEPFTRTLDLADVVEKALGGRRGAPTHPATRTFQALRIAVNDELGELTKGLEAAERTLSPGGRLAVVTFHSLEDRIVKAFLTERSGNAPGGSRHAPVAIETRKPSFTLQFKGAREAGEAELAANPRSRSAKLRAAIRTEAPAWRAAA from the coding sequence ATGAGCGCCCCGCACGCCCCCGTCCTGCTGGATGAAGTCCTCGAAGCCCTGGCCCCGAAGAAGGGCGACGTCGTGATCGACGCGACCTTCGGCGCCGGCGGCTACACCCGCGCGATCCTCGCGACGGGCGCACACGTCATCGCCCTGGATCGCGACCCGACGGTCCAGCGTCACGCCGACGCCGTCGCCAACGACTTCCCCGGCCAGTTCCAGCTGGTCCGCACGCCGTTCTCGGGCCTTTCCGACGCCTTCGCCGAAAGCGGCAAGGCGAAGCTGGACGGCGCCGTCTTCGACATCGGCGTTTCCTCCATGCAGCTGGACGAGGCCGAGCGCGGCTTCTCCTTCATGCGCGACGGGCCGCTCGACATGCGGATGGCGCGTGACGGCGAGAGCGCGGCCGATATCGTCAATACCTGGGACCACGGCCCGCTTGCCCACATTCTGAAGCTTTATGGTGAAGAGCGTCAGTCGGGCCGCATCGCCACGGCCATCCTGCGCCGCCGGGTCGCCGAGCCCTTCACCCGCACCCTCGACCTCGCCGACGTCGTCGAAAAGGCGCTGGGGGGCCGGCGCGGCGCCCCGACCCATCCGGCGACCCGCACCTTCCAGGCCCTGCGCATCGCCGTGAACGACGAACTGGGCGAGCTGACCAAGGGTCTCGAAGCCGCCGAACGCACCCTGTCGCCGGGCGGGCGTCTGGCCGTCGTCACCTTCCACTCCCTCGAAGACCGGATCGTTAAGGCCTTCCTGACCGAGCGCAGCGGCAACGCCCCCGGCGGTTCGCGCCACGCTCCGGTCGCCATCGAGACCCGCAAGCCGTCCTTCACGCTCCAGTTCAAGGGCGCGCGCGAGGCCGGCGAGGCCGAACTGGCCGCCAATCCGCGTTCGCGCTCGGCCAAGCTGCGTGCGGCGATCCGCACCGAGGCTCCGGCCTGGAGGGCGGCCGCGTGA
- a CDS encoding division/cell wall cluster transcriptional repressor MraZ, with protein sequence MFLGTSEKQLDGKRRLLIPQEFRTSANGAELGVFCFFSVESDCLEAGGDKLMAEYVAMIEALPFGDDWRTALEETVYGGQKQLAYDGGGRITLPESLCQEAGLGEDVVIVGLGPRFQIWDRARWNARKDARRELARKAMRERGDVARRRMPGNDA encoded by the coding sequence GTGTTCCTCGGAACCAGTGAGAAGCAGTTGGACGGCAAGCGCCGTCTCCTGATCCCACAGGAGTTCCGCACCTCCGCGAACGGCGCCGAGCTGGGCGTCTTTTGCTTTTTCTCCGTTGAATCCGATTGCCTTGAGGCCGGCGGCGACAAGCTGATGGCTGAGTATGTCGCCATGATCGAAGCCCTGCCGTTCGGCGACGACTGGCGCACGGCGCTGGAGGAGACGGTCTACGGCGGCCAGAAGCAGCTGGCCTACGACGGCGGCGGCCGCATCACCCTGCCGGAAAGCCTGTGTCAGGAGGCCGGCCTCGGCGAGGACGTGGTCATCGTCGGTCTCGGCCCGCGTTTCCAGATATGGGACCGCGCGCGCTGGAACGCCCGCAAGGACGCGCGCCGCGAGCTGGCCCGGAAGGCCATGCGCGAGCGCGGCGACGTCGCACGCCGCCGCATGCCGGGGAACGACGCATGA